From a region of the Methanolinea sp. genome:
- a CDS encoding proline--tRNA ligase yields MDDEQGALPGKEDFSAWYNELLWRAGVMDVRYPVKGLYVWFPFGFALRRNVYGELRALLDVDHQEALFPLLIPETELAKESEHIKGFEDEVYWVTHGGASPLDVKLALRPTSECAIYPMYHLWVRSHADLPLRLYQVVNSFRYETKHTRPLIRLREITSFKEAHTVHATWDDAECQVAEAIRLYRAFYDILAIPVIISKRPDWDKFPGADYTIAVDTIMPDGRTLQIGTVHHLGDHFSKTFSITYEDVDGEQQFAHQTCYGISERCIAALISMHGDDRGLVLPPSVAPVQVVVVPITIGKRKDEVLAAAEEVGQRLTAGGIRAKVDARDLRPGAKYYYWEMRGVPLRLEVGPRDIDAGQVTVVTRLGNKSTVSRAGLEEGVCSALAGFASTLTDRAKEHVRTHIRLVSSIEELSAAVEQGVAVVPWCGKRVCADFIEESVNASVLGTDIRSEFIPECRGPCAACGKEGDGALVGRSY; encoded by the coding sequence ATGGACGATGAGCAGGGTGCCCTTCCCGGAAAGGAGGATTTCAGCGCATGGTACAACGAGCTCCTGTGGCGTGCCGGGGTCATGGACGTCCGGTACCCGGTCAAGGGCCTGTATGTCTGGTTCCCGTTCGGGTTTGCACTCCGCCGGAACGTGTACGGGGAACTCCGGGCGCTGCTCGATGTCGACCACCAGGAGGCGCTCTTTCCCCTGCTCATCCCGGAGACCGAGCTGGCCAAGGAATCGGAGCACATCAAGGGCTTCGAGGACGAGGTTTACTGGGTCACCCACGGCGGTGCATCCCCCCTCGACGTGAAACTTGCTCTGCGGCCCACCAGCGAGTGCGCCATATACCCAATGTACCACCTCTGGGTCCGGTCCCATGCCGACCTCCCGCTCAGGCTCTACCAGGTCGTGAACTCGTTCCGGTACGAGACCAAGCATACCCGCCCCCTGATCAGGCTCCGGGAGATCACCTCCTTCAAGGAAGCCCATACGGTCCATGCCACGTGGGATGACGCCGAGTGCCAGGTCGCAGAGGCCATCCGGCTCTACCGGGCCTTCTACGATATCCTAGCGATCCCGGTGATCATCTCGAAGCGGCCCGACTGGGACAAGTTCCCGGGCGCCGATTACACCATCGCCGTGGACACCATCATGCCTGACGGCCGGACCCTCCAGATCGGGACCGTTCACCACCTCGGGGACCATTTCTCGAAGACCTTCTCCATCACCTACGAGGATGTTGACGGGGAGCAGCAGTTCGCCCACCAGACCTGTTACGGGATCTCCGAGCGGTGCATCGCCGCCCTGATCAGCATGCACGGCGATGACCGGGGGCTGGTGCTGCCGCCGTCGGTGGCTCCGGTCCAGGTGGTGGTGGTCCCGATCACCATCGGGAAACGGAAGGACGAGGTGCTGGCAGCTGCGGAGGAGGTCGGGCAGCGTCTTACCGCGGGGGGCATCAGGGCAAAGGTCGATGCCCGGGACCTTCGTCCCGGCGCGAAGTACTACTACTGGGAGATGCGGGGGGTCCCCCTCCGGCTCGAGGTCGGCCCACGGGACATCGATGCCGGGCAGGTGACGGTGGTGACCCGGCTCGGCAATAAGAGTACCGTCTCCCGTGCCGGGCTCGAGGAGGGGGTATGCTCTGCCCTGGCCGGGTTTGCATCCACGCTTACCGACAGGGCGAAGGAGCACGTGAGGACGCATATCCGGTTGGTATCGAGCATCGAGGAGCTGTCGGCAGCGGTCGAGCAGGGCGTGGCGGTGGTCCCGTGGTGCGGGAAGCGGGTGTGCGCCGATTTCATCGAGGAGAGCGTGAATGCGAGCGTGCTTGGGACCGACATACGCTCGGAGTTCATCCCGGAGTGCAGGGGTCCCTGTGCCGCCTGCGGAAAGGAAGGGGACGGGGCGCTGGTGGGCCGGTCGTATTGA
- a CDS encoding type IV pilin N-terminal domain-containing protein, which yields MKTIRTDEEAVSPVIGVILMVAIVVILAAVIAAFVFGMTGTVQGSKSIAATAKYVGPNSVEVTYQGGADHLKLTYLVLTINGESYNSTQATPFYSNSTAGAQPAVGTKFLFPNQKPVTENTVVVIGRFTDGADQVILDQRV from the coding sequence ATGAAGACTATCAGAACTGATGAAGAGGCAGTATCGCCGGTAATCGGCGTTATTCTCATGGTCGCTATTGTCGTGATCCTCGCGGCAGTGATTGCGGCCTTTGTGTTTGGTATGACTGGAACTGTTCAGGGTTCCAAGAGTATAGCTGCAACAGCTAAGTATGTTGGTCCCAACTCAGTTGAGGTGACGTATCAGGGTGGAGCTGATCATCTCAAACTTACGTATTTAGTACTCACGATAAATGGTGAATCTTACAATTCCACACAAGCCACTCCGTTCTACTCTAACTCTACAGCGGGAGCACAACCAGCTGTTGGCACAAAATTCCTGTTCCCTAATCAGAAACCAGTCACCGAGAATACGGTTGTGGTTATCGGTAGATTTACCGATGGAGCTGATCAGGTTATTCTTGATCAGAGAGTCTAA
- a CDS encoding tetratricopeptide repeat protein: MERAVAAGGPPGTGDQYCGTSPGRYQYLMREGKAGAFCAEGVRLSRKGLHHEALFWFGQALRKDRTSIQALLGKGFALGKLGRYDEEIRICDRVLELDPRSVDAWLQKGFAFGKQGRFEDRIACCDQALEIDPNCAEAWNLKGHALGKLGKWDAELECCTNATILRPRYIGAWVNRGYALVQLKRYPEAISSFNHALRIYPDYCTAWINMGIAHALSGQHERAVACLERAESLCTVGSRILYWKGLSLSKRGMYREAIECLSRVIAEDPNHADAWVIMSNCHFMLGNLDESGRCFMVAYGIDKNDIRELVSRGITTMRQGNRREALECLSGVFGILLR; the protein is encoded by the coding sequence ATGGAACGTGCCGTGGCCGCTGGGGGGCCACCGGGGACAGGGGATCAGTACTGCGGGACAAGCCCCGGCCGGTACCAGTACCTGATGCGCGAGGGTAAGGCCGGGGCATTCTGCGCCGAGGGCGTGCGCCTCTCCCGAAAGGGGCTGCATCACGAGGCATTGTTCTGGTTCGGGCAGGCGCTGCGGAAAGACCGCACCAGCATCCAGGCCCTGCTCGGAAAAGGGTTCGCCCTCGGCAAGCTGGGTAGGTACGACGAGGAGATCCGGATCTGCGACCGCGTGCTCGAGCTCGACCCGCGATCGGTCGATGCATGGCTGCAGAAAGGGTTTGCGTTCGGCAAACAGGGAAGGTTCGAGGACCGGATCGCCTGCTGCGACCAGGCTCTGGAGATCGATCCGAACTGCGCAGAGGCCTGGAACCTGAAAGGGCATGCGCTCGGGAAACTCGGGAAGTGGGACGCCGAGCTTGAGTGCTGCACCAATGCCACCATCCTCCGCCCCAGGTACATCGGCGCCTGGGTGAACCGGGGATACGCCCTGGTGCAGCTGAAGCGCTACCCGGAAGCCATCAGCTCCTTCAACCACGCCCTCCGTATCTACCCCGATTACTGCACGGCATGGATCAACATGGGGATCGCCCATGCCCTTTCCGGCCAGCACGAACGGGCCGTGGCCTGCCTTGAACGAGCAGAGTCGCTCTGCACGGTGGGCAGCCGGATCCTTTACTGGAAAGGGCTCTCCCTGAGCAAGCGGGGGATGTACCGGGAAGCCATCGAATGCCTCTCCCGGGTCATCGCTGAGGACCCCAACCATGCCGATGCCTGGGTGATCATGAGCAACTGCCACTTCATGCTCGGCAACCTGGACGAATCGGGAAGGTGCTTCATGGTCGCCTACGGCATCGACAAAAACGACATCAGGGAGCTCGTCTCCCGGGGGATAACCACCATGCGCCAGGGGAACCGGCGGGAAGCGCTGGAATGCCTCTCGGGCGTCTTTGGTATCCTCCTGCGCTGA
- the thiD gene encoding bifunctional hydroxymethylpyrimidine kinase/phosphomethylpyrimidine kinase has protein sequence MQSNPAACTIAGSDSGGGAGIQADLKTFSAIGVWGTTVITALTAQNTQDVYRVCMVPEAMVAAQLEAVMADFDIRAFKTGMLGSAAIIRTVDRVLPPRCPLVVDPVMVATSGARLLDEGAGDELIGTLLPRATVVTPNIPEAVVLSGMEISTIDEMREAALAIMELGPEYVLVKGGHLEGAEVVDLLVGPGPELVLSGARYPHDVHGSGCCFSAAITAYLALGCTVPEAFREGKAFIAAAIREAVVSKSGRYSVNPPRGRSGKG, from the coding sequence ATGCAGAGCAATCCCGCGGCCTGCACCATCGCCGGGTCGGACTCGGGCGGCGGTGCCGGTATCCAGGCCGACCTGAAGACCTTTTCCGCCATCGGGGTCTGGGGGACGACGGTGATCACCGCGCTGACCGCCCAGAACACGCAGGACGTGTACCGGGTCTGCATGGTGCCGGAGGCGATGGTCGCCGCCCAGCTGGAAGCGGTCATGGCCGACTTCGATATCCGGGCCTTCAAGACTGGCATGCTCGGGTCGGCGGCAATCATCCGGACCGTAGACCGGGTGCTCCCGCCCCGCTGTCCGCTGGTGGTGGACCCGGTCATGGTGGCCACGAGCGGTGCGAGGCTGCTTGACGAGGGCGCAGGGGATGAACTGATCGGCACACTGCTTCCCAGGGCGACAGTGGTGACCCCGAACATCCCTGAAGCGGTGGTGCTGTCCGGGATGGAGATCTCCACCATCGATGAGATGCGGGAGGCGGCGCTGGCGATCATGGAGCTTGGGCCGGAATACGTGCTCGTCAAGGGCGGCCATCTCGAAGGGGCGGAGGTGGTAGATCTCCTGGTCGGGCCGGGCCCGGAGCTGGTGCTCTCCGGCGCCCGGTATCCCCACGATGTCCATGGTTCAGGGTGCTGCTTCTCGGCGGCAATAACCGCGTATTTGGCGCTTGGGTGCACGGTCCCGGAGGCGTTCCGGGAGGGCAAGGCGTTCATTGCTGCAGCGATCAGGGAAGCGGTGGTGAGCAAATCGGGGAGGTACAGCGTGAATCCCCCCCGGGGAAGGAGTGGGAAAGGGTAA
- a CDS encoding stage II sporulation protein M, producing the protein MSEFSRYAMVTIFIFLASCAAGVMVSSGDPGAGEQLLGLFREAIVGEILDSAPSVLALKLFVNNLQACTFMFLGGASLGLLTAFIILANGVVIGAVAELVRQQQGLLCIAAALVPHGVFEISAFVISGTLGFLLARDLWQEWRGVGDAAASSVAMGKTFLFVVVPLVAVAAFTEVFITPEILRLVA; encoded by the coding sequence ATGTCTGAGTTCTCCCGGTATGCGATGGTCACCATCTTCATCTTCCTTGCTTCGTGTGCGGCAGGGGTCATGGTATCGTCCGGGGACCCCGGTGCCGGTGAGCAGCTGCTCGGGCTGTTCCGCGAAGCCATCGTCGGCGAGATTCTCGACAGCGCACCGTCCGTGCTGGCCTTGAAGCTGTTCGTAAACAACCTCCAGGCATGCACGTTCATGTTCCTCGGAGGGGCATCCCTGGGGCTGCTTACGGCATTCATCATCCTGGCCAACGGGGTGGTGATCGGGGCGGTGGCCGAGCTCGTGCGGCAGCAGCAGGGGCTGCTCTGCATCGCGGCGGCCCTGGTCCCCCACGGGGTCTTCGAGATTTCGGCGTTCGTGATCTCGGGGACGCTCGGGTTTCTCCTGGCCCGGGACCTCTGGCAGGAATGGAGGGGGGTCGGGGATGCGGCGGCGTCATCGGTGGCGATGGGAAAGACCTTCCTCTTCGTGGTCGTCCCCCTCGTCGCCGTCGCCGCGTTCACAGAGGTCTTTATTACGCCGGAAATCCTACGTTTGGTAGCTTGA
- a CDS encoding type IV pilin N-terminal domain-containing protein, whose amino-acid sequence MHRKYFLYNDEAVSVTIGTTLLVAIIVILAAFVSAVAFGMVGASITSKVVGMTVATGSLSNASPTALITIHGGTDLERLISLEYAMNDTMTYRFVTDINGHIIDPGSGYPLQVGDVLATGCDSPLGKRLLIRGTFTDGSRQVLFDKNF is encoded by the coding sequence ATGCATCGGAAATATTTCCTTTATAACGACGAGGCCGTATCCGTCACCATCGGCACCACCCTTCTCGTTGCCATCATCGTCATCCTCGCTGCGTTCGTCAGCGCGGTAGCATTTGGAATGGTCGGAGCATCAATAACATCAAAGGTCGTGGGAATGACCGTCGCCACCGGTTCGCTCTCCAATGCCAGTCCCACCGCGCTCATCACCATTCATGGCGGGACCGATCTTGAGCGCCTGATAAGCCTCGAATATGCCATGAACGACACCATGACGTATCGCTTCGTCACCGATATCAACGGACATATCATTGATCCTGGTTCAGGTTATCCTCTACAGGTTGGAGACGTGCTTGCAACGGGATGCGATTCGCCGCTTGGGAAACGTCTTCTCATCAGGGGAACCTTCACCGATGGATCCAGACAGGTGCTGTTTGATAAGAACTTCTAA